The following are encoded together in the Acanthochromis polyacanthus isolate Apoly-LR-REF ecotype Palm Island chromosome 14, KAUST_Apoly_ChrSc, whole genome shotgun sequence genome:
- the serpine3 gene encoding probable serpin E3: MCRLPVASLLVCLWLAEGCHGNGNLQDSMRELHARLAVSLYQKLAQTENTSNLIMSPTSVSLSLALLQLGARGNTLAQLEGTLGYSVNDAQVQDFLLHSQGDMSNSSQGMWLQQTCTLFIQSGVQLLSQFTQHAAAWANTTVVRANFSQPNGQAERGGHGHDEPWPLQSGSSSGELSGSGEAQAEALWWGHRLQVALVNTVAFRGVWQKQFLFTNTQNLPFILPDGTPIKVPMMYQAAEVSFGQFRTGSDQRYTVLELPFLGRSLSLQVVLPSERKTPLSSLEAQLTQRHLASWDTGLRRTRMDIFLPRFRMQNKFNLRSVLPAMGISDAFNPTAADFTGISVEEGLYVSDAFHEVRIEVTEDGTKAAAATAMVLLKRSRAPVFKADRPFLFLLRQVHTGSILFMGRVMNPAEQTP; encoded by the exons ATGTGTCGTCTGCCGGTGGCGTCACTCTTGGTTTGCCTGTGGTTGGCGGAGGGTTGCCACGGTAACGGCAACCTTCAGGACAGCATGAGGGAGCTGCACGCCCGGCTGGCCGTCAGCCTCTACCAGAAGCTCGCCCAGACGGAGAACACCTCCAACCTGATCATGTCTCCGACCAGCGTCTCCTTGTCGCTGGCGCTGCTGCAGCTCGGGGCCCGGGGCAACACGCTGGCCCAGCTGGAGGGAACCCTGGGATACAGCGTGAACG ACGCCCAGGTCCAGGACTTCCTGCTGCACTCCCAGGGCGACATGAGCAACAGCAGCCAGGgcatgtggctgcagcagacgTGCACGTTGTTCATCCAGAGCGGCGTCCAGCTGCTGTCCCAGTTCACCCAGCATGCAGCAGCCTGGGCCAACACCACCGTGGTCCGAGCCAACTTCAGCCAGCCCAACGGCCAAGCAGAGCGAGGAGGACACGGCCACG ATGAGCCGTGGCCTCTCCAGTCAGGAAGCAGCAGTGGAGAGCTCTCTGGATCAGGAGAGGCCCAGGCCGAGGCCCTGTGGTGGGGACACCGCCTGCAGGTGGCGCTGGTCAACACGGTGGCTTTCAGGGGCGTCTGGCAGAAGCAGTTTCTGTTCACCAACACCCAGAACCTGCCCTTCATCCTGCCTGATGGGACTCCCATTAAGGTGCCCATGATGTACCAGGCTGCAGAGGTCAGCTTTG GTCAGTTCAGGACGGGATCGGATCAGCGCTACACGGTTCTGGAGCTGCCGTTCCTGGGCCGCTCCCTGAGCCTGCAGGTGGTTCTACCCAGCGAGAGGAAGACGCCGCTGTCCTCCCTGGAGGCTCAGCTCACACAGCGCCACCTAGCGTCCTGGGACACCGGCCTGCGCAGAACCAGGATGGACATCTTCCTCCCCAG ATTCAGAATGCAGAACAAGTTCAACCTGAGGTCGGTGCTCCCCGCTATGGGCATCAGCGATGCCTTCAACCCCACAGCAGCCGACTTCACCGGGATCTCAG TGGAGGAGGGTCTCTATGTGTCTGATGCCTTCCATGAAGTCAGGATAGAAGTCACGGAGGACGGGACCAAAGCAGCTGCTGCGACTG CGATGGTCCTCCTCAAAAGATCCCGAGCTCCAGTTTTCAAAGCAGATCGGCCGTTCTTATTTCTACTGCGACAGGTTCACACAG GATCCATCTTGTTTATGGGCCGAGTGATGAATCCAGCAGAGCAGACGCCCTAA